From a single Granulicella aggregans genomic region:
- a CDS encoding acyl carrier protein — protein sequence MAAVDEKVKQIIVEQLQVDEAEVTPGASFQEDLGADSLDVVELVMQFEEAFDIQIPDEDAEKIKTVKDAVDYIEKNQKAAK from the coding sequence ATGGCAGCAGTTGACGAGAAGGTCAAACAGATTATTGTCGAACAGCTTCAGGTGGATGAGGCCGAAGTCACCCCCGGCGCGAGCTTCCAGGAAGACCTCGGCGCGGACTCTCTCGACGTCGTTGAGCTGGTGATGCAGTTCGAAGAGGCCTTCGATATCCAGATCCCGGACGAAGACGCCGAGAAGATCAAGACGGTCAAGGACGCGGTCGACTATATCGAAAAGAACCAGAAGGCGGCAAAGTAG
- a CDS encoding LacI family DNA-binding transcriptional regulator, which yields MKARARMRDVAELAGVGTMTVSRVISGSVPVSEETRARVLAAIANLDYRPNEVARSLREARTRSIGVIVPNFYDSFFAWCAHAVSQVAQKQGYSVMVTTSSEDAAVEYREASLMVRRNIDGLVVIPAWFGVSQLSRPEFASVPIVTIDRPLDLQSRDSAFRGSVTVDNAEGARLGVKHLIAHGHQRILFLSLSNDLFTLKARHASYERNMRSARLTPESYFTCTTQESTLKVLSKAMAHPRPPTAIFSSNNLVTQHTLHALDALKLNVPGDVALVGFDDLKMFDIFIPPVTVVRQPLEGLGRSAAEMLLEQLHGTAHHREPAAGACNVVLPVELVVRRSCGCTG from the coding sequence GTGAAGGCACGCGCCCGGATGCGGGATGTGGCGGAACTCGCCGGGGTCGGCACCATGACCGTCTCGCGAGTGATCAGCGGCAGCGTCCCTGTCTCCGAGGAGACCCGCGCGCGGGTTCTTGCGGCGATCGCCAACCTGGACTATCGGCCTAATGAGGTCGCCCGTTCGCTTCGGGAGGCGCGTACTCGCTCCATCGGCGTGATCGTTCCCAACTTCTACGACAGCTTCTTCGCCTGGTGCGCCCATGCGGTCAGCCAGGTCGCGCAGAAGCAGGGCTACTCGGTGATGGTGACAACCTCTTCGGAGGACGCTGCCGTAGAGTACCGCGAGGCCAGTCTAATGGTCCGCAGGAACATCGATGGCCTTGTTGTGATACCCGCATGGTTCGGCGTGAGCCAACTCTCGCGCCCGGAGTTCGCATCCGTGCCTATCGTCACGATTGACCGGCCGCTCGATCTGCAATCCAGGGATTCAGCATTTCGAGGCAGTGTGACGGTGGATAACGCAGAGGGGGCTCGACTCGGAGTCAAACATCTCATCGCCCATGGTCACCAGCGAATTCTCTTTCTCAGCCTCTCGAACGATCTCTTTACTTTGAAGGCCAGGCACGCCAGTTACGAGCGGAACATGCGCAGTGCAAGGCTGACCCCAGAGAGCTACTTCACCTGCACCACGCAGGAGTCAACGCTCAAGGTTCTCAGTAAAGCGATGGCGCATCCACGCCCGCCCACCGCCATCTTCAGTTCCAACAACCTCGTCACACAGCACACGCTGCATGCTCTCGACGCCCTGAAGCTCAACGTCCCGGGGGACGTCGCACTTGTTGGCTTCGATGATCTGAAGATGTTCGATATCTTTATCCCCCCCGTTACGGTCGTGCGGCAGCCGCTCGAAGGCCTGGGACGAAGCGCGGCCGAGATGTTGCTTGAACAGTTGCACGGCACTGCGCACCACCGGGAACCCGCCGCCGGAGCCTGCAACGTTGTGCTCCCGGTGGAACTGGTCGTCCGCCGCTCTTGCGGCTGTACGGGTTGA
- a CDS encoding GGDEF domain-containing protein — translation MIANSDGWRSKAPDTPTLKRLIKVGLTLLVLSASASILNSHSVHMGGVSVVWLSNGFLIGVLLCAPRKHWVSYLALGYFVDFGVNVGFANPVATSAYLSFCNMVEISVASFLTAGAISEQPELTELRQLRSFLLYAVLLAPLLASSMAILEWQTLGSSGFFHSLQIWFAADVLGIATVTPLYISFHHRRRFSNLPTLQTLGLFVALVTVSLFVFDFAKVPLVWLVLLMLILIGSCVGFTGSALGLLLVLFIGGITTVYGQGPLNFALTGPLSTKIFMFQIFIFVSMLALYLTEVAMARSARTRLRLEASETRFRLLAEASRDVIVLSGLDGERKYVSPAATELLGWSQEDMLKGDYLDIIYPEDIPRFLAMLADCRDGRETSALSYRCRRQDSTYLWLEANVRLFRDSLTSEPAGFVYVLRDISERKVAESKLQDAFNTVEQLALVDGLTGVANRRLLDETLSREWARAVRDGTLLSVLLIDVDYFKSYNDLYGHLAGDTCLKALANAIQIVLRRPPDLLARYGGEEFVVVLPNTPHAGAEAMSERVLQAVEQCCIQHAGSPYGNVSVSVGCATGFASLDSDPNELLKAADVALYRAKAAGRNRVDVATTELLVN, via the coding sequence GTGATCGCGAATTCGGACGGTTGGAGATCGAAGGCACCAGACACGCCGACTCTGAAGCGTCTGATCAAGGTTGGGCTCACCCTTCTTGTCCTCTCAGCGTCTGCCTCTATTCTCAACTCGCACAGCGTGCATATGGGCGGAGTCTCAGTCGTCTGGCTCTCAAACGGCTTTCTCATCGGGGTCCTGCTATGCGCTCCAAGAAAACACTGGGTCAGCTATCTGGCCCTTGGGTACTTTGTCGATTTTGGTGTGAATGTAGGCTTCGCTAACCCTGTTGCGACGTCAGCCTATCTCTCCTTCTGCAACATGGTGGAGATATCCGTGGCGAGTTTCCTTACAGCTGGCGCGATCTCCGAACAACCCGAACTCACGGAATTACGTCAGCTGCGAAGCTTCCTGCTCTACGCCGTGCTCCTCGCGCCGCTGCTTGCATCGTCCATGGCCATCCTGGAGTGGCAGACGTTGGGGTCTTCCGGCTTCTTCCACTCTCTCCAGATCTGGTTCGCCGCGGATGTCCTTGGCATCGCGACCGTGACCCCGCTTTACATCTCGTTTCACCACCGCAGGCGCTTTTCCAACCTGCCCACTCTACAGACCTTGGGGCTCTTTGTCGCGCTGGTCACGGTATCGCTCTTCGTCTTCGACTTCGCCAAAGTCCCGCTCGTTTGGCTGGTACTGCTGATGCTGATCCTGATCGGAAGCTGCGTCGGGTTCACCGGCTCAGCGCTCGGTCTGCTCCTGGTACTGTTCATTGGCGGCATCACGACCGTCTACGGCCAGGGTCCGCTCAACTTTGCCCTAACGGGTCCGCTCTCAACGAAGATCTTCATGTTCCAGATCTTCATCTTCGTCTCGATGCTCGCGCTCTACCTCACTGAAGTTGCCATGGCGAGGAGCGCCCGCACCCGGCTTCGTCTCGAAGCCAGCGAAACGCGCTTCCGCCTTCTCGCCGAGGCCTCCCGCGATGTCATCGTCCTGTCCGGCCTGGATGGCGAACGGAAGTACGTCTCGCCCGCTGCGACGGAACTCCTTGGATGGTCCCAGGAAGACATGCTCAAGGGGGATTACCTGGACATCATCTACCCCGAGGACATTCCCAGGTTTCTGGCCATGCTCGCCGACTGCAGAGATGGCAGAGAGACCTCCGCTCTCTCCTACCGCTGTCGCAGACAGGATTCCACGTACCTCTGGCTGGAGGCCAACGTTCGCCTCTTCCGCGATAGTCTCACTAGCGAGCCAGCGGGCTTTGTCTATGTGTTGCGGGATATCTCCGAGCGCAAGGTGGCCGAGAGCAAGCTGCAGGATGCCTTCAACACGGTCGAACAGCTCGCTCTGGTCGATGGCCTTACGGGCGTCGCCAACCGCCGCCTGCTTGACGAGACGTTGAGCAGAGAGTGGGCGCGCGCTGTCCGCGATGGCACCCTCTTGTCTGTCCTTCTGATTGACGTTGACTACTTCAAGTCCTACAACGACCTTTATGGTCATCTCGCCGGCGATACCTGCCTAAAAGCGCTTGCCAACGCAATTCAGATCGTTCTTCGCCGTCCCCCGGATCTGCTGGCGCGCTACGGTGGTGAAGAGTTTGTCGTGGTCCTGCCGAATACCCCTCATGCCGGCGCCGAGGCCATGAGCGAGCGTGTCCTGCAGGCGGTCGAGCAGTGCTGCATCCAGCACGCCGGAAGTCCTTACGGCAACGTGTCCGTCAGCGTCGGCTGCGCCACTGGCTTCGCCTCGCTTGACTCTGATCCCAATGAGCTTCTGAAAGCAGCGGACGTCGCGCTCTACCGCGCCAAGGCCGCCGGTCGCAACCGCGTCGATGTCGCCACCACCGAACTGCTCGTCAACTAG
- the rocD gene encoding ornithine--oxo-acid transaminase has product MLFVIASQLIGLEERYGAHNYHPLDVVIERASGAWVYDVAGRQYLDFLAAYSAVNQGHCHPAIYKAMCEQAQKVTLTSRAFRNDQLPLLYKDLNELTGFDMALPMNSGAEAVETALKAARKWGEMVKGIPAGQTEILVAENNFHGRTISIVGFSSDEQYREGFGPFPAGFSRVPFGDAEALRERITPHTCAFLVEPIQGEAGIIVPPEGYLREVAAICRENNVLLLCDEIQSGLGRTGKLFAYMHEGIRPDVVIIGKALSGGFYPVSAVLASREVLGVFSPGDHGSTFGGNPLACAVARAALRVIVEENLSERSADLGEYALNRLQQMDSPHIASVRGRGLWIAIELNSAARPFCEALKELGVLCKETHDTVIRLAPPLTISREDLDWGLERIESVLSATGHTVSAGSLAASESLISAHA; this is encoded by the coding sequence GTGCTGTTCGTGATTGCATCCCAGTTAATTGGCCTGGAAGAGCGCTATGGAGCGCACAATTACCATCCCCTGGATGTCGTGATCGAGCGCGCGTCGGGCGCGTGGGTCTACGACGTCGCCGGACGTCAGTATCTAGACTTTCTGGCTGCCTACTCGGCGGTCAACCAGGGCCACTGCCATCCCGCAATCTACAAGGCGATGTGCGAACAGGCGCAGAAGGTCACACTCACCTCCCGCGCCTTCCGCAACGACCAGCTCCCGCTGCTCTACAAGGATCTGAACGAGCTGACAGGCTTCGACATGGCGCTGCCGATGAACTCTGGCGCTGAGGCCGTCGAGACCGCGCTGAAGGCTGCCCGCAAATGGGGCGAGATGGTAAAAGGCATCCCTGCCGGCCAGACCGAGATCCTCGTCGCCGAGAACAACTTCCACGGCCGCACCATCTCCATCGTCGGCTTCTCGTCGGACGAACAGTACCGCGAAGGCTTCGGCCCGTTCCCAGCAGGCTTCAGCCGTGTTCCCTTTGGCGACGCCGAGGCCTTGCGCGAACGCATCACGCCGCACACCTGCGCCTTCCTCGTCGAACCCATCCAGGGCGAAGCCGGCATCATCGTCCCGCCAGAAGGCTATCTGCGCGAGGTCGCGGCGATCTGTCGCGAGAACAATGTCCTTCTGCTCTGCGATGAGATTCAGTCCGGCCTCGGCCGCACGGGCAAGCTCTTCGCCTACATGCACGAGGGCATTCGCCCCGACGTTGTCATCATCGGCAAGGCGCTCTCCGGCGGCTTCTATCCCGTGTCCGCAGTGCTCGCCTCGAGGGAGGTCCTCGGCGTCTTTTCGCCGGGAGATCACGGCAGCACCTTCGGTGGCAATCCGCTCGCGTGCGCTGTAGCTCGTGCTGCGCTCCGCGTCATCGTGGAGGAGAATCTCTCGGAGCGATCAGCCGATCTCGGAGAGTACGCGCTCAACCGTCTGCAGCAGATGGACAGTCCGCACATCGCTTCCGTGCGTGGCCGCGGCCTCTGGATCGCAATCGAGTTGAACTCTGCCGCTCGGCCCTTCTGCGAGGCGCTCAAGGAGCTTGGCGTCCTCTGCAAGGAGACCCACGACACCGTGATCCGCCTTGCCCCGCCGCTCACCATCTCACGCGAAGATCTCGACTGGGGCCTCGAACGAATCGAGTCCGTCCTCAGTGCGACGGGTCACACGGTCAGCGCCGGGAGCCTAGCCGCTTCGGAATCTCTCATCTCAGCGCACGCCTGA
- a CDS encoding nucleoside hydrolase encodes MNFNSSWRLSIACLTALALPAYGVSQTASNTALRTSKPELVIFDTDIGDDIDDVFALGLALSSPEFRIVGITSAWGDTALRSRMIDRVLCETGRSDIPVLTGVATHRKDAAEFSQAPWAKAGLRHKAHGSDDAVAFILDQARLHPGEITLIAVAPLTNIGAAIDRDPAAFRKLKRVVLMGGSVLRGYDADNAPGVATKPMAEYNIAMDPPAAQKLFQSGVPIYMMPLDSTQIAFDSQRSAEFATISTPLTDAMEVLTAEWSHVTKRTAPTLFDPVAVAYAIDSATCPTTPEHIEVDSKGYTHVSEGSPNAQACLKAQPEAFFSLVMPRLTQQRMTGTKVCVAE; translated from the coding sequence ATGAATTTCAATTCCTCGTGGCGGCTCTCTATCGCATGTTTGACGGCGCTCGCGCTCCCAGCATATGGAGTTTCGCAGACCGCATCGAACACTGCCCTTCGGACGTCGAAGCCGGAGTTGGTGATCTTCGATACCGACATCGGTGACGATATCGACGATGTCTTTGCGCTGGGCCTCGCGCTGTCGAGCCCGGAGTTCAGGATTGTTGGCATCACCTCGGCGTGGGGAGATACCGCGCTGCGCTCTCGCATGATTGACCGAGTGCTGTGCGAGACGGGACGGAGTGATATCCCCGTTCTTACCGGGGTCGCCACGCATCGCAAAGATGCGGCGGAGTTCTCGCAGGCGCCGTGGGCGAAGGCTGGACTTCGGCATAAGGCGCACGGTAGCGACGATGCCGTCGCCTTCATTCTGGATCAGGCTCGCCTGCATCCCGGCGAGATTACGCTGATCGCCGTCGCTCCGCTGACAAACATCGGCGCGGCGATCGACCGCGACCCTGCCGCGTTCCGGAAGCTGAAGCGGGTGGTACTGATGGGCGGCTCGGTGTTGCGAGGCTACGATGCCGACAACGCTCCGGGCGTCGCGACCAAGCCTATGGCGGAGTACAACATTGCGATGGATCCGCCGGCGGCGCAGAAGCTCTTTCAATCCGGCGTGCCGATTTACATGATGCCGCTTGACTCCACGCAGATCGCGTTCGACTCACAGCGCAGTGCGGAGTTTGCTACGATCAGTACGCCGCTGACGGACGCGATGGAGGTGTTGACGGCGGAGTGGTCGCATGTCACGAAGCGCACCGCGCCGACGTTGTTCGATCCGGTGGCAGTGGCTTACGCGATTGACTCAGCGACGTGTCCCACAACGCCTGAGCACATCGAAGTCGACTCCAAGGGATACACGCATGTCAGCGAGGGGTCGCCCAATGCGCAGGCGTGCCTGAAGGCGCAACCGGAGGCATTCTTTTCGCTGGTTATGCCGAGGTTGACGCAACAGAGAATGACAGGGACGAAGGTCTGCGTAGCGGAGTGA
- the fabF gene encoding beta-ketoacyl-ACP synthase II, with protein MQSQRRVVVTGIGLVCGVGKTAPEVWEGLLAGRSGMAEIKAFDLTGHPVRFAAEVKDFDPLLFIEKKEARKMGRFIHFAIAASDEAMKHSGLVITDENSDRVGVHIGSGIGGFDVIEREHINFLSGGQRKISPFFIPGSIINLAAGHVSIRYNARGPNEATATACTSSAHSIGDAFRIIQRGDADAMIAGGTEAAITPMGVGGFAAMKALSTRNEDPEHACRPWDKDRDGFVVGEGAGILILEELEFAKARGAKILAEVVGYGLSADAFHMTGMAPEGEGCLRAMNAALKVADLSPDTIDYVNAHATSTPLGDALESQAIENVFGERAKNHTLLVSSTKSMTGHLLGGAGGLEAGITILAMLNQIAPPTMNIEEVDPACRLNYVPNKPIAAKIDYALSNSFGFGGTNGSLIFKRWAE; from the coding sequence ATGCAATCGCAGCGGCGTGTCGTTGTAACCGGTATCGGGCTTGTCTGCGGCGTGGGCAAGACCGCTCCGGAGGTCTGGGAGGGTCTGCTTGCGGGCCGCAGCGGTATGGCGGAGATCAAGGCTTTCGACTTGACGGGCCATCCTGTACGGTTCGCCGCGGAGGTAAAGGACTTCGATCCGCTTCTTTTCATTGAGAAGAAGGAAGCCCGAAAGATGGGACGCTTCATCCACTTCGCCATTGCGGCGTCGGATGAGGCGATGAAGCACTCCGGACTTGTGATCACGGACGAGAACTCGGATCGGGTCGGCGTTCATATTGGCTCAGGGATTGGCGGATTCGATGTCATCGAGCGGGAGCACATCAACTTCCTCTCGGGCGGACAGCGGAAGATATCGCCCTTCTTTATTCCAGGCTCGATCATCAATCTCGCTGCCGGGCACGTCTCCATCCGCTACAACGCGCGTGGGCCGAATGAGGCCACCGCGACTGCCTGCACCTCCAGCGCGCACTCGATTGGCGATGCGTTTCGCATCATCCAGCGGGGCGATGCCGATGCGATGATCGCAGGCGGCACCGAGGCGGCGATTACGCCGATGGGCGTAGGCGGATTTGCCGCGATGAAGGCGCTATCGACACGCAACGAAGATCCCGAGCACGCCTGCCGTCCATGGGACAAGGACCGCGATGGATTCGTGGTCGGCGAGGGTGCGGGCATTCTGATCCTCGAAGAGCTTGAGTTCGCGAAGGCTCGCGGCGCGAAGATCCTGGCCGAGGTTGTCGGCTATGGCCTGTCGGCGGATGCGTTCCACATGACCGGCATGGCTCCCGAAGGCGAAGGCTGCCTGCGGGCGATGAATGCCGCGCTGAAGGTCGCCGATCTCTCGCCGGACACGATCGACTACGTGAATGCGCATGCGACTTCGACGCCGCTGGGCGATGCGCTTGAGTCGCAGGCGATCGAAAATGTCTTCGGCGAGCGCGCGAAGAACCATACGTTGCTGGTGAGCTCCACCAAGTCCATGACCGGCCACCTTCTGGGCGGCGCGGGCGGGCTTGAGGCAGGCATCACCATCCTGGCGATGCTGAACCAGATCGCTCCTCCGACGATGAACATCGAGGAAGTCGATCCGGCGTGCCGATTGAACTATGTGCCGAACAAGCCGATCGCAGCGAAGATCGATTACGCGCTTTCGAACTCGTTTGGGTTCGGCGGGACGAACGGATCGCTGATCTTCAAGCGCTGGGCTGAGTAA
- a CDS encoding cob(I)yrinic acid a,c-diamide adenosyltransferase — translation MSIATKTGDAGSTALAGGTRVSKADDRVEAYGAVDELNSSLGFARSICTDLEIAGWTEEIQKTLFRVGGSLASDPEKRRGTPITLAEDATKLTELVYRIEATPGILADWSLPGAHRESAAYEIARTICRRAERASVRLMESGEEVDADVLAYLNRLSDLIWLFGRLIEVRAGVDARLRDDTKAGPNFSRAW, via the coding sequence ATGAGCATCGCAACCAAGACCGGCGACGCCGGCAGCACCGCTCTCGCAGGTGGAACTCGCGTCTCGAAGGCAGACGACCGAGTCGAAGCCTACGGCGCGGTCGACGAATTGAACTCGTCCCTCGGCTTCGCCCGCAGCATCTGCACCGATCTGGAGATCGCGGGCTGGACGGAGGAGATTCAGAAGACGCTCTTCCGCGTCGGCGGCAGCCTCGCATCGGACCCAGAAAAGCGCAGAGGCACTCCCATCACCCTCGCCGAGGACGCCACCAAACTCACCGAACTTGTCTACAGAATTGAAGCGACTCCGGGCATCCTCGCCGACTGGTCGCTGCCCGGAGCACACCGCGAGTCCGCTGCTTACGAAATCGCCCGCACCATCTGCCGCCGCGCGGAACGCGCCTCGGTGCGCCTGATGGAGAGCGGGGAAGAGGTGGACGCGGATGTTCTGGCTTACCTGAACCGCCTGTCAGATTTGATCTGGCTCTTTGGAAGATTGATCGAAGTTCGTGCCGGAGTAGATGCGAGGCTCCGAGACGATACCAAGGCGGGGCCAAACTTCTCCCGCGCCTGGTAG
- a CDS encoding TonB-dependent receptor: MNTSIRRVAFAAFLTASSVFLAQDLFAPSLLAQSAGNSGTITGTVTDATGAVVPGASVSVVNAVSGLSRTTMTDAAGHFQLSNIPQNPYHLTVTLAGFAPYSQDVLVRSLVPVAANAVLQVGTSSTVVNVDAGDLLEGDSTMHTDIDRDLFNKLPLESASSSLSSLVTLASPGVAADSNGLFHGLGDHASNSFSIDGQPITDQQSKVFSNQLPSNSVQSMEVISGAPPAEYGGKTSLVIQVTTRSGLGVNKPTGSVTSSYGTFGSSTGAVDLSYGGPKWGNFIEIDGLDTGRFLDPAEFAVFHDKGNEQNLFDRVDRQLTDKDSVHLNFNLSRSWFQNPNSYDNLNVQNVVSGGAGNSPVFAAVGDTDQRSKIVTFNVAPTYTRITGTDSVFNFGPFVRRDSYNYYPSGNPLADLGPIQNESIAQQRTLTNAGVHTDFSYVKGIHNIKVGALYEHTFLNENDELGIVNATFNAPCLDANNAPIAGYTSTTQCQGANPNAADNPNATNPFLPVLLPYDLTRGGSLFTYRGHTDVKELALYVQDQIKTGNWLFNVGIRGDLYNGLTKASQAEPRLGVAYTVKQTNTVLRASYARTLESPFNENLILSSQGCLNAVLSPLLLCTPGVSGTLQPGFRNEFHAGLQQAFGKNFVFSGDYIWKYTHNAFDFSTLGNTPITFPIDWHNSKIPGFALRADVPNFHNLSVFVVMSSVAARFFPQQVAGAGATVGQSGYPFRIDHDERFNQTTHGQYQIPMKFGKIQAPWFGLNWRYDSGLTAGSVPCFNPTGANSPCGGVVQNGQDYIDLSKLTADEQFQAGLTCAGVKATPTAGLPNLCLANELTSQLVKIPAPGTEDDDKNPPRIAPRNLFDASLGQDNLLGGDRYKWSLRLTAVNITNKYALYNFLSTFSGTHYVTPRSMTAEVGFHF; the protein is encoded by the coding sequence ATGAACACGTCCATCCGGCGCGTCGCATTCGCAGCATTTCTGACAGCATCTTCTGTTTTCCTGGCGCAGGATCTCTTCGCGCCGTCTCTCCTGGCGCAGTCAGCCGGCAACTCCGGCACCATTACAGGCACGGTCACTGACGCCACCGGCGCGGTTGTTCCTGGAGCCAGCGTCTCTGTCGTCAACGCGGTCAGCGGCCTGAGCCGCACAACGATGACCGACGCGGCCGGTCACTTCCAGCTCTCCAATATCCCCCAGAATCCGTATCACCTGACGGTCACCCTAGCAGGCTTCGCGCCTTACTCGCAGGACGTTCTGGTGCGGTCGCTGGTGCCGGTCGCAGCAAACGCCGTGCTGCAGGTTGGAACATCTTCAACGGTCGTGAACGTGGATGCGGGCGATCTGCTCGAAGGCGACTCTACGATGCACACCGACATCGATCGCGACCTGTTCAACAAGCTGCCGCTCGAGAGCGCTTCGTCGTCACTGAGTTCGCTGGTAACGCTGGCATCGCCCGGTGTCGCGGCGGACTCGAATGGGCTGTTTCACGGGCTGGGCGATCATGCTTCGAACTCGTTCTCGATCGATGGCCAGCCGATCACCGACCAGCAAAGCAAAGTCTTCTCAAACCAGCTTCCGTCGAACTCGGTGCAGTCGATGGAGGTCATCTCCGGCGCGCCGCCGGCGGAGTACGGCGGCAAGACATCGCTGGTGATCCAGGTGACCACGCGATCCGGGCTTGGCGTGAACAAGCCGACGGGGAGTGTGACGAGTTCTTATGGGACGTTCGGGTCGTCTACGGGGGCGGTTGACCTGAGCTACGGCGGGCCGAAGTGGGGGAACTTCATCGAGATTGACGGTCTGGATACAGGCCGGTTTCTCGATCCTGCAGAGTTTGCGGTATTTCACGACAAGGGCAATGAGCAGAACCTCTTCGACCGCGTGGACCGCCAGTTGACCGACAAGGACTCGGTCCACCTGAACTTCAACCTGAGCCGGTCGTGGTTCCAGAATCCGAACTCCTACGACAACCTGAACGTGCAGAATGTGGTGAGCGGCGGCGCGGGAAACAGCCCGGTATTCGCGGCAGTCGGCGATACAGATCAGCGCTCGAAGATCGTGACCTTCAACGTTGCGCCGACGTACACGCGGATCACGGGAACGGATTCGGTCTTCAACTTTGGGCCATTTGTTCGACGCGACAGCTACAACTACTACCCTAGCGGCAACCCGCTGGCGGACCTGGGGCCAATCCAGAACGAGTCGATCGCGCAGCAGCGCACGCTGACGAACGCCGGTGTCCATACCGATTTTTCGTACGTGAAGGGCATCCACAACATCAAGGTGGGAGCGCTCTATGAGCACACGTTCTTAAACGAGAACGACGAGCTCGGCATCGTCAACGCAACGTTCAATGCGCCGTGTCTGGACGCGAATAACGCGCCGATTGCCGGCTACACGAGCACGACGCAGTGCCAGGGCGCGAACCCCAATGCGGCCGACAATCCAAATGCGACGAACCCGTTTCTGCCTGTCCTTCTGCCCTACGACCTGACGCGTGGAGGCAGCCTGTTTACCTATCGCGGGCATACGGACGTCAAGGAGCTTGCACTCTACGTCCAGGACCAGATCAAGACGGGCAACTGGCTGTTCAACGTTGGAATCCGCGGTGATCTCTACAACGGCCTGACCAAGGCGAGCCAGGCTGAGCCCCGGCTGGGTGTGGCGTACACGGTGAAGCAGACCAACACAGTGCTGCGTGCCTCGTATGCGCGAACCCTGGAGTCGCCCTTCAACGAGAACCTGATCCTGTCCAGCCAGGGCTGTCTGAACGCGGTGCTGTCGCCGCTGTTGCTGTGCACTCCCGGTGTCTCAGGAACACTGCAACCGGGCTTCCGCAACGAGTTCCACGCGGGACTGCAACAGGCGTTTGGCAAGAACTTCGTCTTCAGCGGCGACTACATCTGGAAGTACACGCATAATGCGTTCGACTTCAGCACGCTGGGCAATACGCCGATCACATTCCCGATCGACTGGCACAACTCAAAGATCCCGGGCTTCGCGCTGCGCGCGGACGTTCCGAACTTCCATAACCTCTCGGTGTTTGTCGTGATGTCATCGGTTGCGGCGCGGTTCTTCCCGCAGCAGGTTGCGGGTGCCGGAGCGACGGTGGGTCAGAGCGGATATCCCTTCCGCATCGACCACGACGAACGGTTCAACCAAACGACTCACGGCCAGTACCAGATTCCGATGAAGTTCGGGAAGATCCAGGCACCGTGGTTTGGCCTCAACTGGCGTTACGACTCCGGCCTGACAGCGGGATCAGTTCCCTGCTTCAATCCAACCGGAGCAAACAGCCCGTGCGGCGGCGTAGTGCAGAACGGCCAGGACTACATCGACCTAAGCAAGCTGACTGCGGATGAACAGTTCCAGGCTGGGTTGACCTGTGCAGGCGTGAAGGCCACTCCAACTGCGGGACTGCCGAACCTTTGCCTGGCGAATGAGCTGACTTCTCAGCTGGTCAAGATTCCGGCACCGGGCACCGAGGATGACGACAAGAATCCACCGCGGATTGCGCCGCGAAATCTATTCGATGCGTCGCTGGGACAGGACAATCTGCTGGGCGGCGACCGCTACAAGTGGAGCCTGCGACTGACCGCGGTGAACATCACCAACAAGTACGCGCTGTATAACTTCCTCTCCACGTTCAGCGGAACGCACTACGTGACGCCACGCTCGATGACGGCCGAGGTCGGGTTCCACTTTTAG